One Fundulus heteroclitus isolate FHET01 chromosome 11, MU-UCD_Fhet_4.1, whole genome shotgun sequence DNA segment encodes these proteins:
- the arl10 gene encoding ADP-ribosylation factor-like 10, which yields MVLLRHISIALTAAVAALGSALFIALNYFYKRRVWSPQAAYCTITEEEEDREKRQVLVLGLDGAGKSSMLQGLTPGESAAKRPQCRPTRGFNFMSLDANGCQLDFLEIGGGEDLRRYWSDYLRRTHILVYVVDSSDRSRLPLAKAELHRLLRVEPQLPVVVLGNKQDKLNALTVAELHDALSLDAVTDDRKLFLLAAQLGSEEAKRKSCQGLDTVQDLILQLI from the exons ATGGTTCTCCTCCGGCACATCTCCATCGCCCTGACCGCCGCCGTGGCTGCCCTGGGCTCGGCGCTCTTCATCGCCCTCAACTACTTCTACAAGAGGCGAGTGTGGTCCCCGCAGGCGGCGTACTGCACCATCACAGAG gaggaggaggatcgcGAGAAGcggcaggttctggttctgggccTGGACGGAGCCGGGAAGAGCAGCATGCTGCAGGGTTTGACCCCGGGCGAGTCGGCGGCGAAGAGACCCCAATGCCGGCCCACCCGCGGCTTCAACTTCATGAGCCTGGACGCCAACGGCTGTCAGCTCGACTTTCTGGAGA TTGGTGGTGGCGAGGATCTGCGGCGGTACTGGTCGGACTACCTGAGACGGACTCACATCCTGGTGTACGTGGTGGACTCGTCTGACAGGAGCCGCCTCCCATTGGCTAAGGCCGAGCTGCACCGCCTCCTGAGGGTGGAGCCACAGCTGCCCGTCGTCGTTTTGGGGAACAAGCAG GATAAGCTCAACGCCTTGACTGTGGCAGAACTACACGACGCCTTGTCTCTGGATGCCGTGACCGATGATAGGAAGCTGTTCCTCCTTGCTGCCCAGCTGGGCTCTGAGGAAGCCAAGAGGAAGTCTTGCCAGGGTCTGGACACGGTCCAGGACCTCATCCTACAGCTCATCTGA